The Chaetodon trifascialis isolate fChaTrf1 chromosome 16, fChaTrf1.hap1, whole genome shotgun sequence genome includes a region encoding these proteins:
- the LOC139344917 gene encoding TLC domain-containing protein 2-like encodes MDLRSTFLVIGGSTCSFKLLNTIVRFLPTPESARKRAWKWSNISTSLAHSSLTGTWAALCLYRQPQMLKDLISSHSLFSHSLVAVSTGYFINDFLDVAFNQSFKQSWEVLLHHSAVISCFSLAVTSRLYLGFAAVSLLIEINSVFLHIRQLLLLSGQRNRPGTEITAPRPSVTYSMTSWLNLGTLLVFRVCTTGWMSRWLAAHREHIPRHVLAMGTVGLSLISTTNTVLLYRLLRADILTDTGNTSKSH; translated from the exons ATGGATTTGAGGTCAACGTTTCTGGTCATCGGAGGATCCACCTGCTCCTTCAAACTGCTCAACACGATTGTCAGATTCCTGCCAACACCGGAGTCGGCTCGCAAGAGAGCCTGGAAGTGGAGTAATATCAGCACTTCTTTAGCTCACAGCTCGCTGACAGGGACATGGGCTGCTTTATG TTTGTACCGTCAACctcagatgttgaaggacctgaTCTCCTCTCACTCCTTGTTCTCCCACAGCCTTGTAGCTGTGTCTACAG GTTATTTTATCAACGACTTCTTGGACGTGGCCTTCAACCAGTCATTTAAACAGTCCTGGGAGGTGCTCCTCCACCACTCTGCA GTGATCTCCTGCTTCAGTTTGGCTGTAACTTCCCGTCTCTATCTGGGTTTTGCTGCGGTGTCTCTGCTCATTGAGATCAACTCTGTGTTCCTTCATATCAGACAGCTTCTCCTCCTGTCAGGACAGAGGAACAGGCCAGGGACTGAAATTACAGCCCCTCGTCCCTCCGTGACCTACAGCATGACCAGCTGGCTCAACCTGGGAAC GTTGTTGGTGTTTCGTGTCTGTACGACGGGTTGGATGAGCCGCTGGCTGGCAGCTCACCGTGAACACATACCTCGCCACGTCCTGGCGATGGGGACAGTAGGCCTGAGTCTCATCTCCACCACGAACACAGTACTGCTTTACAGACTGCTCAGAGCAGACATCCTCACCGACACAGGCAACACCAGCAAGAGCCACTAG
- the LOC139344916 gene encoding F-box only protein 40-like: MSQRSRASRVRQHLHCDSCYSRRCRARVEVSVCCAFVPCRLHCGALFHLCKEEDHLLLCPNVRVPCLNAEYGCPVHLPRSSQAAHLQVCPASVVCCSMEWNRWPANDAHSHLNTQLHENLLKEREQRGCLDLAMALKDQDRLFHSMKMKKLFPELIQSVEEEEKEEERKEEERRKEKQRKAAESVAAKEASGHTWKSFNLFNFPTPDEKEVEDEDEDEGEVEVAPERELTQEEREAIANATGLSADLLVNYNAWERMFSMEMGGCRETEEAAVAGRGRGQAKGRGRGLATLTEDTADTSMGATVPNTCTQGSSACIAFSKPSSSCLKKFVYGHVEPMKIITVRTFKIPTSFAARQSRIRNPGFYRRESRAVDTSDLGVGPGEMPVWDEVQASLLCSLEKEQRGHLIAESICTDGLLQDEGTQTYSFLSAPFRRNTSLVDLTTARPLELHLQLQVESVTSRHHKATSAFTFLCGHTFQRREYGRHYKNVHSDIQMSVNGWLEQRCPLAYLGCTFSQIRLQPSTYEANVTYNEDLGCFSLYPTIPVSLSDASQPPRSSVDSSTTQRKRKGRAGGGEDSLSSLPYEVLCHMASFLDSQSLSQLALVSQLMRQVCSTLLQDRGMVTLCWERRTYSHGGAKWRVKQKIWQFSTLFSPVDTWCFQDVPSMSEHLKVCPYYETETRTEKVRLPRLKVQTTTSCKGPSLVDLFQHKRIMM, encoded by the exons ATG AGTCAGCGCTCTCGAGCCTCCAGGGTTCGACAGCACCTCCACTGTGACTCCTGCTACAGCCGGCGCTGCAGGGCTCGGGTGGAGGTCTCGGTATGCTGTGCTTTCGTCCCCTGCCGCCTGCACTGTGGAGCTCTCTTCCACCTGTGCAAAGAGGAGGAtcacctgctgctctgcccTAACGTGAGGGTGCCCTGCCTCAATGCTGAGTACGGCTGCCCGGTCCACCTGCCCCGCTCCTCGCAGGCAGCTCACCTCCAGGTGTGTCCGGCCAGCGTGGTGTGTTGCTCCATGGAGTGGAACCGCTGGCCGGCCAACGATGCCCATTCTCATCTGAACACACAACTGCATGAAAACCTGCtcaaggagagagagcagagaggatgtCTGGACCTGGCCATGGCCCTGAAAGACCAGGACCGCCTCTTTCACtccatgaagatgaagaaactGTTTCCAGAGCTGATCCAGAGTGtcgaagaagaggagaaagaggaagagaggaaggaggaggagaggaggaaggagaagcagagaaaggcaGCAGAGAGTGTAGCTGCAAAGGAAGCCAGTGGTCACACCTGGAAGTCTTTTAACCTGTTTAATTTCCCCACCCCTGATGAAAAAGAAgttgaggatgaggatgaggatgagggtgAGGTTGAGGTTGCACCTGAGCGGGAGCTAAcccaggaggagagagaggctaTAGCCAATGCCACAGGACTGAGTGCTGATCTTTTAGTGAACTACAACGCCTGGGAGCGGATGTTCAGTATGGAGATGGGTGGCTGCAGGGAGACTGAAGAGGCAGCTGTGGCGGGCCGAGGCCGTGGACAGGctaaaggcagaggaagaggcctGGCCACTCTGACAGAAGATACAGCAGATACCTCTATGGGTGCCACAGTACCCAACACCTGCACACAGGGGAGCAGTGCATGCATTGCTTTCTCcaaaccctcctcctcctgtctgaaGAAGTTTGTTTATGGACATGTGGAGCCGATGAAGATCATCACCGTACGTACCTTCAAAATCCCAACCAGCTTTGCTGCCAGGCAGAGCCGCATCCGCAACCCTGGTTTCTACAGGAGGGAGAGTCGAGCCGTGGATACCAGCGACCTGGGGGTGGGGCCTGGGGAGATGCCTGTGTGGGACGAAGttcag GCCTCTCTGCTGTGCTCCctggagaaggagcagaggggTCACCTCATTGCAGAGAGCATATGCACAGACGGTCTGTTGCAAGATGAGGGCACTCAGACCTacagcttcctgtctgctcctTTCCGGAGAAACACGTCGCTGGTTGATCTGACCACTGCCAGACCACTGGAGCTGCACcttcagctgcaggtggagagcGTCACCAGCCGCCACCACAAGGCCACCTCCGCCTTCACCTTCCTCTGTGGACACACTTTCCAGCGCAGAGAATATGGAAGACATTATAA GAATGTCCACAGTGACATCCAGATGAGTGTGAATGGATGGCTCGAGCAGAGATGCCCCCTGGCTTACCTGGGATGCACCTTCAGCCAGATAAGGTTGCAGCCCTCCACGTACGAAGCCAACGTCACCTACAA TGAGGATCTGGGCTGCTTTAGCCTCTATCCCACCATCCCTGTGTCTCTGAGTGACGCCTCCCAGCCTCCCAGGAGCTCAGTGGACTCCTCCACCactcagaggaagagaaaaggccgggcaggaggaggagaggactccCTGAGCTCGCTGCCCTACGAGGTGCTGTGCCACATGGCCAGTTTCCTGGACAGTCAGTCCCTGTCCCAGCTGGCTCTGGTGTCCCAGCTCATGAGGCAGGTGTGCTCCACGCTGCTGCAGGACAGAGGGATGGTGACCCTCTGCTGGGAGAGGAGGACCTACTCACACGGAGGAGCCAAGTGGAGGGTGAAGCAGAAG ATATGGCAGTTCAGCACCTTGTTCTCTCCTGTGGACACTTGGTGCTTCCAAGACGTCCCATCCATGTCCGAGCACCTGAAGGTGTGTCCCTACTACGAGACAGAGACCAGGACAGAGAAGGTTCGCCTGCCGCGCCTCAAAGTCCAAACCACGACAAGCTGCAAAGGTCCCTCTCTGGTTGACTTGTTCCAGCACAAGAGGATCATGATGTAG
- the liat1 gene encoding protein LIAT1, with protein MPEDKNGLQSSSRSEKKKKKKKKRKRATAPTAPPGSTEKPQAVSLPPETPPVSLLPPQSPDQPRDQLPRLRATSKKDGEQFAGSSRRSKKHSKDSPSLLTETNKTSGSGAPVQGYVAELSAQARESLRWEGVLEDPHAEEKRLELYRANRRQRYLLHREALLNETLAGSGNRSKD; from the exons ATGCCAGAGGACAAAAACGGGCTGCAGTCATCCAGCCGctctgagaagaagaagaagaagaaaaagaaacgaAAGAGAGCCACAGCTCCCACCGCTCCTCCAGGAAGCACAG AGAAACCTCAGGCTGTATCTTTGCCTCCTGAGACCCCGCCCGTGTCCCTGCTGCCCCCACAGAGTCCGGATCAGCCCCGAGACCAGCTGCCCAGGCTCAGAGCTACCAGTAAAAAGGATGGAGAACAGTTCGCTGGCAGCAGCCGGAGGAGCAAAAAGCACTCCAAGGATTCACCGTCcctgctgacagagacaaacaaaaccaGTGGCAGTGGAGCTCCGGTGCAGGGGTACGTAGCAGAGCTCAGCGCCCAGGCCAGGGAGAGCCTGAGGTGGGAGGGAGTGCTGGAGGACCCCCatgctgaggagaagagactgGAGCTGTACAGGGCCAATAGGCGGCAGCGTTACCTCTTGCACCGAGAGGCTCTGTTAAACGAAACGCTGGCTGGGTCTGGCAACAGGAGCAAAGACTGA
- the LOC139345029 gene encoding F-box only protein 40-like gives MHSERTQQSPRSRASRVRQHLHCDSCYSRRCRARVEVSVCCAVVPCRLHCGALFHLCKEEDHLLLCPNVRVPCLNAEYGCPVHLPRSSQAAHLQVCPASVVCCSMEWLRWPTDDTSPHGDIALQENVMKENEEQGEALDLAMALVDQSDLYDRLKMKPLYPELMEAVEEEIKDEKIEEAAGGGLVNGVAHEDIKEDLSTSVPAENRFCENKGVEEAVQNGAVEGLSLSKEKFDMCELMFSKERGGCTVAQENQDNPKQKPKPGEKVKTQRQDSVGTSADHRDMKEDGEAANKNCDPHDTSKTGHAPWQEGVLERLGQELTPQEYNMYVVHHGRMLLTFGQIQACTPRDRDFVYGSLEPIPVQTLRSFKIPDSYHFRRRAHLYDTAARAQSEPCSVDTSDLGVKEEDWYSDEATATLLGYAEMVVMGHKISESKATDGLYVDVGTQTHSFRSAPFKEKTTLGEVMVDRPLKLHLQLQAERVNSRHGRANCAFTFLCGHSFHRREFATHFRNVHSDIQTSLSGWFEQRCPLAYLGCTYSQRRFQPSTHKATVSYNKQLRSFNLRPTLEDSVFDASQPPRSSMDSSTTQRKRGGRAGRAEDSLSSLPYEVLCHMASFLDSLSLSQLALVSQLMRQVCSTLLQDRGMVTLRWERRTYSHGGAKWKAKPVWEFSHLFSTVDSWHMADVPPISAHLKVCPYYEPSLHSQPVPLPSMSEKQQGGNEKHSLIKFFTGSR, from the exons atgcaCAGTGAGAGGACACAGCAGAGTCCT CGCTCTCGAGCCTCCAGGGTTCGACAGCACCTCCACTGTGACTCCTGCTACAGCCGGCGCTGCAGGGCTCGGGTGGAGGTCTCGGTGTGCTGTGCGGTCGTCCCCTGCCGCCTGCACTGTGGAGCTCTCTTCCACCTGTGCAAAGAGGAGGAtcacctgctgctctgcccTAACGTGAGGGTGCCCTGCCTGAACGCTGAGTACGGCTGCCCGGTCCACCTGCCCCGCTCCTCGCAGGCAGCTCACCTCCAGGTGTGTCCGGCCAGCGTGGTGTGTTGCTCCATGGAGTGGCTCCGCTGGCCCACTGATGACACAAGCCCACATGGGGATATAGCTCTGCAAGAGAAcgtgatgaaggaaaatgagGAGCAGGGAGAGGCTCTGGATCTTGCTATGGCCCTGGTGGATCAGTCAGACCTTTATGACCGCTTGAAAATGAAGCCCCTCTATCCAGAGCTGATGGAGGCAGTagaggaggaaataaaggatgaaaagatagaggaggctgcaggaggaggtttAGTCAATGGTGTCGCACATGAAGATATTAAAGAAG ATCTCTCCACATCAGTTCCTGCAGAAAACCGCTTTTGTGAGAATAAAGGTGTTGAAGAGGCTGTACAGAACGGTGCAGTGGAAGGCTTGAGCCTCAGCAAAGAGAAATTCGACATGTGTGAGTTGATGTTCAGCAAGGAGAGAGGCGGCTGCACTGTCGCTCAGGAAAACCAAGACAATCcgaaacaaaaaccaaaacccGGTGAGAAGGTGAAGACCCAGAGGCAGGACAGCGTGGGGACAAGTGCagaccacagagacatgaagGAAGACGGTGAGGCTGCAAACAAAAACTGTGATCCACATGACACAAGTAAGACAGGGCACGCCCCCTGGCAGGAGGGGGTGCTGGAGCGTCTGGGGCAGGAGCTCACCCCGCAGGAGTACAACATGTATGTGGTGCATCACGGACGCATGCTGCTCACCTTCGGCCAAATCCAGGCCTGCACACCAAGGGATAGAGATTTTGTCTACGGCAgcctggagcctatcccagtccAGACCCTGCGCTCTTTCAAG ATCCCTGACAGCTATCACTTCAGGCGGCGGGCTCATCTGTACGACACGGCTGCTCGCGCTCAAAGTGAACCTTGCAGTGTGGACACGTCAGACCTGGGAGTCAAAGAGGAGGACTGGTACAGCGatgaagccacagccacccTGCTAGGCTACGCCGAGATGGTGGTCATGGGTCACAAG ATCAGCGAGTCAAAGGCAACCGACGGGCTCTACGTCGACGTGGGAACGCAAACGCACTCGTTCCGCTCGGCTCCGTTTAAAGAGAAGACGACCCTGGGGGAGGTGATGGTGGACAGGCCACTGAAGCTTCATCTCCAGCTGCAGGCGGAGAGGGTGAACAGTAGACACGGCAGAGCCAACTGTGCCTTCACCTTCCTCTGTGGTCACAGCTTCCACCGCAGAGAGTTCGCCACACATTTCAG GAACGTCCACAGCGACATCCAGACGTCTCTGAGTGGATGGTTCGAGCAGAGGTGTCCCCTGGCGTACCTGGGATGCACCTACAGCCAGAGGAGGTTTCAGCCTTCCACACATAAAGCCACCGTCTCCTACAA TAAGCAGCTGAGGAGTTTCAACCTGCGGCCAACACTTGAAGACTCAGTATTTGATGCCTCCCAGCCACCCAGGAGCTCAATGGACTCCTCCACCactcagaggaagagaggaggccGGGCAGGAAGAGCGGAGGACTCCCTGAGCTCGCTGCCCTACGAGGTGCTGTGCCACATGGCCAGTTTCCTGGACAGTCTGTCCCTGTCCCAGCTGGCTCTGGTGTCCCAGCTCATGAGGCAGGTGTGCTCCACGCTGCTGCAGGACAGAGGGATGGTGACCCTCCGCTGGGAGAGGAGGACCTACTCACATGGAGGAGCCAAGTGGAAGGCCAAACCT GTGTGGGAGTTTAGCCACCTCTTCTCCACCGTGGATTCATGGCATATGGCTGACGTCCCCCCTATATCTGCTCATCTCAAAGTCTGTCCTTACTACGAGCCCTCTCTGCACAGTCAGCCTGTCCCCCTCCCCAGCATGAGTGAGAAACAGCAGGGCGGCAATGAGAAGCACAGCCTCATCAAATTTTTCACGGGGAGCAGATAG
- the LOC139344755 gene encoding coiled-coil domain-containing 92B-like isoform X2 gives MDAGRLEQQVASVDRGIAFLKQEHLAMLTGLQLEITHLKRRCHELSCELDSRFPDRNTEEEEAELAARCEAAERLLEDQQCMTVAARGELRAGRARASALGRSLREEERCFLEELKRRSHKITLLSRELQHQNVITTSLCHELHAARLKLFQQRQSTEPAAEGEEGPRRKEVEEEEEDEDEEDEEDDDDEGGGSDWLLSPPPPSSPSQPDARHKRRVSMREERVRACVPQERVTSPQRPHPMPDPALFLVPLRYRLLRLNQPIRTQDAEGLEDEWEDIEDSRVHRRVDMGAGEGETAL, from the exons ATGGATGCAGGGAggctggagcagcaggtggccAGCGTGGACAGAGGCATCGCCTTCCTCAAGCAGGAGCACCTGGCCATGCTGACCGGTCTGCAGCTGGAGATCACACACCTGAAGAGGCGCTGTCACG AGCTAAGCTGTGAGCTGGACTCCAGGTTTCCTGATAGAAACACAGAAG aggaggaagcagagctCGCAGCACGATGTGAGGCTGCCGAGCGCCTCCTAGAGGACCAGCAGTGCATGACGGTCGCTGCACGTGGGGAGCTGAGGGCTGGCCGGGCACGAGCATCGGCGCTCGGAAGGAGCCTCCGGGAAGAAGAGCGATGTTTCCTGGAGGAACTGAAACGGCGTAGCCACAAGATCACGCTGCTGAGTCGTGAGCTGCAGCACCAAAATGTCATCACGACGAGCCTCTGCCACGAGCTCCACGCCGCTCGCTTAAAACTGTTCCAGCAGCGGCAGAGCACAGAacctgctgcagagggagaggaagggccCAGGCGAAAGgaggtagaagaagaagaagaagatgaagatgaagaggatgaggaggatgatgacgATGAAGGGGGGGGCTCAGACTGGCTTCTGTCGCcgcctcctccatcctctcccagCCAACCAGACGCGAGACACAAGAGGCGTGTCAGcatgagggaggagagagtcCGAGCTTGCGTCCCACAGGAGAGAGTGACGTCACCGCAGAGGCCACACCCCATGCCTGACCCCGCCCTCTTCTTGGTGCCGCTTAGATACCGCCTCCTTCGCTTgaaccaaccaatcagaacGCAGGATGCAGAGGGGCTGGAGGACGAGTGGGAAGATATAGAGGACAGCAGGGTGCACAGGAGGGTGGACAtgggagcaggagagggagaaactgctctgtga
- the LOC139344755 gene encoding coiled-coil domain-containing 92B-like isoform X1 produces MLVQGSQCASVCRLCGDSAMDAGRLEQQVASVDRGIAFLKQEHLAMLTGLQLEITHLKRRCHELSCELDSRFPDRNTEEEEAELAARCEAAERLLEDQQCMTVAARGELRAGRARASALGRSLREEERCFLEELKRRSHKITLLSRELQHQNVITTSLCHELHAARLKLFQQRQSTEPAAEGEEGPRRKEVEEEEEDEDEEDEEDDDDEGGGSDWLLSPPPPSSPSQPDARHKRRVSMREERVRACVPQERVTSPQRPHPMPDPALFLVPLRYRLLRLNQPIRTQDAEGLEDEWEDIEDSRVHRRVDMGAGEGETAL; encoded by the exons ATGCTTGTACAGGGAAGtcagtgtgcatctgtgtgcaggTTGTGTGGGGATTCAGCCATGGATGCAGGGAggctggagcagcaggtggccAGCGTGGACAGAGGCATCGCCTTCCTCAAGCAGGAGCACCTGGCCATGCTGACCGGTCTGCAGCTGGAGATCACACACCTGAAGAGGCGCTGTCACG AGCTAAGCTGTGAGCTGGACTCCAGGTTTCCTGATAGAAACACAGAAG aggaggaagcagagctCGCAGCACGATGTGAGGCTGCCGAGCGCCTCCTAGAGGACCAGCAGTGCATGACGGTCGCTGCACGTGGGGAGCTGAGGGCTGGCCGGGCACGAGCATCGGCGCTCGGAAGGAGCCTCCGGGAAGAAGAGCGATGTTTCCTGGAGGAACTGAAACGGCGTAGCCACAAGATCACGCTGCTGAGTCGTGAGCTGCAGCACCAAAATGTCATCACGACGAGCCTCTGCCACGAGCTCCACGCCGCTCGCTTAAAACTGTTCCAGCAGCGGCAGAGCACAGAacctgctgcagagggagaggaagggccCAGGCGAAAGgaggtagaagaagaagaagaagatgaagatgaagaggatgaggaggatgatgacgATGAAGGGGGGGGCTCAGACTGGCTTCTGTCGCcgcctcctccatcctctcccagCCAACCAGACGCGAGACACAAGAGGCGTGTCAGcatgagggaggagagagtcCGAGCTTGCGTCCCACAGGAGAGAGTGACGTCACCGCAGAGGCCACACCCCATGCCTGACCCCGCCCTCTTCTTGGTGCCGCTTAGATACCGCCTCCTTCGCTTgaaccaaccaatcagaacGCAGGATGCAGAGGGGCTGGAGGACGAGTGGGAAGATATAGAGGACAGCAGGGTGCACAGGAGGGTGGACAtgggagcaggagagggagaaactgctctgtga
- the aifm5 gene encoding apoptosis-inducing factor 3 has translation MSGTKPPRQEFPDSDPEDTSEELTEVVCLESDLQDGQMMEVEVGHHSVLLTRSEGKFSAIGNQCTHYGAPLSKGVITGHTVRCPWHGSCFNVHTGDLEEYPGIDCLPCHKVKIQNSKVYVSVNKKTLRLEKRIKSMGTAVPGVTHTVLLLGGGAASLICAEILRQENFGGRIIMATRDDLLPYDKTRLSKVMNVESESILLRRMEFFHQYDIEVWLKKEALSVDTDKKTVTFDDGSVQCYDQLLISTGCRAKGLDVPGMKLDNVKMLETPEDARQIHAACLGCNVVLVGTSFVGMEIASYLIGKASSITVIGSSELPYQNTLGREIGRFTMMMLSEKNVRFYMNDNVTEVKGVGGKVKEVVLKSGKVIPADVLIVGIGIKPNSEFLRSSKIQMDSKNFVLVDKYMRTNIPDVFCGGDLATFPLAMAKNQLVNIGHWQMAQAHGRIAALNMLDKQTELTSVPFYWTVLLSKTIRYAGYGEGYTEIVMKGKFEDKKFLALYIKDDEVIAAASLNYDPAVSAVAERLVSGKVITKKEAESDDLSWLQLS, from the exons ATGTCTGGGACCAAACCAC cccGTCAGGAGTTTCCGGACTCTGATCCAGAGGACACATCAGAGGAGCTGACAGAGGTGGTGTGTCTGGAGTCAGACCTGCAGGATGGACA gatgatggaggtggaggtgggacATCACAGCGTGCTGTTGACGCGCAGCGAGGGGAAATTCAGTGCCATCGGAAACCAGTGCACACACTACGGCGCTCCACTCAGCAAAG GGGTTATCACAGGCCACACAGTGCGCTGCCCCTGGCACGGCAGCTGTTTCAACGTCCACACAGGAGATCTGGAGGAGTACCCTGGCATCGACTGTTTACCCTGCCACAAG gtcaaaattcaaaacagcaaagtgtaTGTGTCTGTAAACAAAAAG ACTCTCAGGCtggaaaaaagaataaagagtATGGGAACCGCAGTACCAGGAGTTACTCACACTGTTCTGCTGCTGGGAGGAG GAGCTGCGTCGTTGATCTGCGCTGAGATTCTGCGGCAGGAAAACTTTGGCGGCAGAATCATCATGGCCACCAGAGACGACCTTTTACCTTACGACAAAACCCGACTCAGCAAG GTGATGAATGTGGAGAGTGAGAGCATTCTGCTGAGGAGGATGGAGTTTTTCCATCAGTATGACATCGAGGTGTGGCTCAAGAAAGAG GCGCTGTCAGTGGAcacagacaagaagacagtCACATTTGATGATGGTTCAGTCCAGTGCTATGATCAGCTTCTCATCTCAACAGGCTGCAG GGCAAAGGGTCTGGATGTGCCTGGCATGAAGTTGGACAATGTCAAGATGTTGGAGACACCAGAGGACGCCCGGCAAATCCATGCAGCCTGTCTGGGCTGCAACGTCGTCCTCGTGGGAACCTCTTTTGTCG gcatGGAAATCGCATCTTATTTGATTGGCAAAGCCTCCAGTATCACAGTGATCGGCAGCAGTGAGCTGCCGTACCAGAACACCCTGGGTCGTGAAATTGGCAGATTCACCATGATG ATGCTGTCGGAGAAAAATGTGAGATTCTACATGAACGATAATGtgacagaggtcaaaggtgtGGGCGGCAAG GTGAAGGAGGTCGTGCTTAAAAGTGGAAAAGTTATCCCAGCAGACGTTTTGATCGTTGGTATTG GCATCAAACCCAACTCAGAGTTCCTGCGAAGCAGCAAAATACAGATGGACTCGAAAAACTTTGTACTAGTCGACAAG TACATGCGCACCAATATCCCTGATGTGTTCTGCGGGGGCGATCTGGCCACCTTCCCGCTGGCGATGGCCAAAAACCAGCTGGTCAACATCGGACACTGGCAGATGGCACAAGCACATG GGAGGATAGCAGCTCTGAACATGCTGGATAAACAAACTGAACTCACCTCAGTTCCTTTCTACTGGACCGTCCTACTGAGTAAAACCATCCGATATGCAG GCTATGGAGAGGGATACACTGAGATTGTAATGAAAGGAAAGTTTGAGGACAAGAAGTTCCTGGCATTGTACATCAA GGACGATGAGGTCATAGCGGCTGCGAGCCTAAACTACGACCCAGCAGTGTCAGCAGTAGCTGAGAGGCTCGTATCAGGAAAAGTCATCACAAAGAAAGAGGCTGA ATCAGATGACCTGAGCTGGCTGCAGCTGTCCTGA